Within the Medicago truncatula cultivar Jemalong A17 chromosome 4, MtrunA17r5.0-ANR, whole genome shotgun sequence genome, the region ATCCATCCAGCTACGATTGGGGTAAGAGCTACCGTAGGTGGAAACCTAATTGGAGATGCAGCTTTGTGTGCAGCATATGCCAAAGCAAAGGTACCGACTTTTTCGCCGGTTGCATCAGTACTGATTCCTACCTGCAGATATACAGACATAATGTGTTAATTCATAgaagttattttgttttcattataCTTCAATCCACATTTGGGTTATGTATGAGCATTGCACCTTCTGAAGCAAAGTTTGAACATCTACTCCAGCATTGATTAATACATAACAAAGAGCGAAAGAGATCAATGACAGAGTAATGGAGGTGGCTAAGTATGCTCCTCCGTATTTTGCCAGCAACTCCTTGGCTTGATCACCTTTTGATTTCTGTTGGTCCCCTTCTTCCTTTGAACTGAAAATCTGCAAAAGAccataattttcattttaaacggAATGAAAAGCGCGGCTTTGATTTTAGGGTGAGGAAGTGTCTCGTATAGTCTACAGTAAACTAATGATTGAAAATCGTTTGGAGCTCTACTGACACGATGCCACTCCCTTAAGTAAGTAAAAACCGATGTCATTATTCATCCTCTCCATTAAAACGATAACCCAACTGGTTGAGTCGGCAAAAATCAAGGAAACAAATTTCACTGCCTTAAAACTCAAATTATATTTCTgataatttttaacaaataaacaCTGATTAAATTACTATCTCAAAGGCAAAATTGTTGGAACTTGGAAATTCTAAACTTCTATTTTAAATTGGCGACACAAGTGGTCGGAATTTTGATCGATATTCAAACATTGGTACTCAATCTTGATTCAGTACAGAACATTTCTTGAAGGTAAAATTTCACCCAAAATACATCTTTTGCTCCCTCAAAATCAGGGAAAGATACAGTATGCTAAAgtaaaaaatggaaagaaaaccTATACTAACAAGAACAAGAACCAACCCAAAAACATGAATTTCTAACTTTGGTTCATGAATTTGAAACTTTATACTAACAACATAATGataattaaaccaaaaaagaaaagagaaagaaatggGCACCTTCCAAAGACCAGCTTCAAGACCATACTTCTTGGTTACTTCTTCAGGTGAAGATTGCTTTGAAGAGCTTTTGATTTCCTCAGTTTTCTCTTTAACAGCTCTAACTCTCAACACTTTAACATTAGATTTACGTGACTGAATGGAAGCAAGACTGCAAAATCTTGAACTCTTCTTGTTGCTCAGAAAAGAAGCACAAGAAGGTGATGGTAGCAACGAAAACGTTGTCATTGTATAGGGTTTTGAATGTTCCACAGAGAATCTTGTATTCAATATACTCAAAGCATGTGTTGTTTGATTATCAAGATTGTAAGGGTTTTGTGTGAACTCACTTGAGCCAACAGAAAAAGAGTAAATGATAACGATGCAATAAAATATCAGTTAGTTGTGTCGTTCATCTTACTCTATTGCTTGCTTACTTGTCACAATGGGGAATTCTCCTTTGTATATATAATCATGGGCTCTCCAAGATAAGCCCAATAAGAGAAGTGGctagaaaattgctctttacaCTTAAAGATTGCTCTCCCACATCTTGAAATTACCTAAATAACCCTAACGACAATTAACGCGAATGACAGTTAATTGCCGTTGGGAGTATTGAGGGTAATTTTGAGGTGTGGGAGAACAATTCTTTAAGTGGGAAGAACAATCTTCAAGTGGCTAGGGAAAGTAATGGGCTCTCAAAGATggatctataatttttttagaatttcttTTCACACCCTACTCACCTCTCGCACGCGCTCAAAAGTCCACATTTTATCCCCgttgaattttataatccgaaacgTATTTgacgtt harbors:
- the LOC11443444 gene encoding uncharacterized protein, which gives rise to MTTFSLLPSPSCASFLSNKKSSRFCSLASIQSRKSNVKVLRVRAVKEKTEEIKSSSKQSSPEEVTKKYGLEAGLWKIFSSKEEGDQQKSKGDQAKELLAKYGGAYLATSITLSLISFALCYVLINAGVDVQTLLQKVGISTDATGEKVGTFALAYAAHKAASPIRFPPTVALTPIVAGWIGKKADKDK